The Saccharopolyspora pogona region CGCCCCGCCCTGGTCGTCGGTACCAGCATCGGAGCCGTGATCGGTCTGCAGCTGGCGATGCAGTACCCCGAGTTGGTGCGCGGCCTGGTCGCCCACGAGCCGCCGCTGCCGACCGTGGAGCCGGACCCGGAGCAGCTTCGCGGGCTGGACGAGGTCGCGGCCCTTGCCCGCGACGATGTCTTCGCCGCAGGCCGGCATTTCGCCACGTTGGGCGGGCCCCGCGACGAAGACCAGGAGGACGGCGCCAGTCCCGAGCCGTCCGTCGGCGACATCCAGGCCAACCTGCGGCGTTTCTTCGCCCACGACTTCGAGGCGGTGCGCGCCTACAACCCTGACATCGCCCGCCTTATCCAGTCGACGCGAGAGGTCCCGATCGTCCTGACCGGCGGCAGCCGGTCGCGTGGGCGCTGGGAATACCGCTGCGCGCAGCGCCTCGCCGAGACGCTCGGCCAGGAGCTGATCGAGCTACCAGGCGGACACGTCAGCTTGGTCAGCCATCCCTGGGCCACGGCGTCGGTGCTGCTGTCGTTGCCGGTGTTCAAGGAGTCCTGACATGGCCACCGCTCGGCGATGGAAGAACGAGCTGCAACTGCGGCGAACGGTCCGGGGACTGCTGCGCGAGCTCGACATCGGCGCACCACTGGATGTGCGAGAGCTGTGCCGCCGACTCGGAGAGCATCGGGGCAAGCCGATCCAGCTGGTGTCGTACCCGCTCCCGGTGCCGGGTGCGTTCGGGATGTGGTTCGGTACCGCCGCAGCCGATTACATCCTGTACCAGGCCGAAACCACCCCAGCCCACCAGGACCACATCATCCTGCACGAGGTCGGGCACATCATCAGCGACCACGGCCAGGACGAGGCCGACGGCGACGTGTGGAATCAGCTGTTCCCGGATCTGCCGCCCAATCTGGTCCGTCGGGCCCTGCGCCGCGAAGGCTACGGGCCGGCGCACGAGCACGAGGCCGAGATGGTCGCCACCGTGATCAAGGAGTGGGCGGAACTGCTCGACCGCCTACAAGCGAGGCCGGACCGGTCGAGCGCGTCATCGCGCACGCTCCAAGGTGCGTTCGACGACCACCAGGGGTGGTTGTGATGCTGATTCCGAACCTTCTGATGTGGACGGCCGCAGCTATCGGCGCGGCCTGGAAGGTCTCCCAGTTGTGGCGCGTGCCCGACGACCGAGGCCTGCGCGTCGTCACGACCTGCACCGTCCTGGTCTTTGCCGCACTCACCGCGCAGTTGGCCGCCAACATCCCCGCTCTCGGCCCGCAGTCGCCGAAGCTGATTCAGAACGTCTTCCTGACCGTTTTCTTCGCGCTGCTGCTGGTCCTGCTGCAATCCGCGGGACAACCTGCGACGCGATCTGCGGTGGGGTATCGCGAGATCGCGCTCGCGTTGCTGGCCAGCGCCGGGCTGATCGCGGCGTTTGCGCTCACGGCCCCTGCAGACCGAGGAGCCTCCTATGAGGAGGCCAACGGCGAGGCCGGCGTGCTGGCCTTCTACTTCATCGGCAACCTCTACATGGCGTACGCGACAGCCCGAGGAGCTCGCCTGGCCTGGAGAGTCGCAGACCACACCGTCTCTCGCGCTCGCCTCAGCCTGCGGATCGCCGCCGGCGGGCTGGTCGTGTGCTGCGGCGGCACACACCTACCTCGCGTGATCGCGACCGCTGGACTGTTCACCACCGGCCATCCCGTGCTGCCCAGGACGGAGGTGTGGACCACGCCGTTGCTCGCGGCCGGAATCACCGTGTTCTTCGCGGGACTCGCCTACCCCGGGATCCGCACCGGTTGGGCAAAAACTCGGCTGTGGTTCGAGCAACGGCGCCACCACCGGCAGCTGCGGCCGCTGTGGTCGACGCTCGCGGCGCAGTTCCCGCACATCGTCCTCTTCCCACCCCGATCGCCGCTCCACGACGCATGGAACCCGCGCCAGATGCGCCTCCGCTACTACCGGCGGATCGTGGAGTGCCGGGACGGGCTGGTACTCCTGAGCCCGTACATGGAATCGCTCGACGACCCTGCCTCGCCTGCACACCAAGCCACCCAGATCTGGGAAGCCATCAAGCGGAGGGAAAGCAATGCAGCGCAGGTATCCGCGGCATCGGTGATCGCACCACCA contains the following coding sequences:
- a CDS encoding alpha/beta fold hydrolase → MQAAGLYYETRGNEGEPVLIIQGALAEAGATAQLADTLSEAGHQVISYDHRGLSRSSSSVDVSIESHATDAAELLKAVTDRPALVVGTSIGAVIGLQLAMQYPELVRGLVAHEPPLPTVEPDPEQLRGLDEVAALARDDVFAAGRHFATLGGPRDEDQEDGASPEPSVGDIQANLRRFFAHDFEAVRAYNPDIARLIQSTREVPIVLTGGSRSRGRWEYRCAQRLAETLGQELIELPGGHVSLVSHPWATASVLLSLPVFKES
- a CDS encoding MAB_1171c family putative transporter — translated: MLIPNLLMWTAAAIGAAWKVSQLWRVPDDRGLRVVTTCTVLVFAALTAQLAANIPALGPQSPKLIQNVFLTVFFALLLVLLQSAGQPATRSAVGYREIALALLASAGLIAAFALTAPADRGASYEEANGEAGVLAFYFIGNLYMAYATARGARLAWRVADHTVSRARLSLRIAAGGLVVCCGGTHLPRVIATAGLFTTGHPVLPRTEVWTTPLLAAGITVFFAGLAYPGIRTGWAKTRLWFEQRRHHRQLRPLWSTLAAQFPHIVLFPPRSPLHDAWNPRQMRLRYYRRIVECRDGLVLLSPYMESLDDPASPAHQATQIWEAIKRRESNAAQVSAASVIAPPTESGMDADVNVLLALARELAVR